In Methanocaldococcus lauensis, a single genomic region encodes these proteins:
- the dnaG gene encoding DNA primase DnaG — translation MNNLGTTKYIIHAELIADGYVEKHDVIGAIFGQTEGLLGDELDLKELQKSGRIGRIDVELTNINGKSIAKITVPSSLDRIETSILAATLETIDRVGPCVATVKVVDIEDIRKKKREYIIERAKEILKQLMSNIDINTIIEEVKESVRMGEIIEYGPEKLPAGPAVDISDDIIVVEGRADVLNLLRCGFKNVIAVEGTSVPKTIIELSKKKIVTIFTDGDRGGELILKELLQVCDVDFIARAPPGKEVEELSKKEIIKCLRSKIPVEHFLTQQLCSEKNRDKLEYEKFLYVAENNNNNTNVDIISTVKTDSDIEKYPQTLKHIKYKKYYEKFVNLKYSEVLVIYNGEEKVVNLNELISNISHYDLFDAIIIKGTVNQKLVDILYEKTNLIFCNDAKIIKKPANLRIISFGDLNA, via the coding sequence TGTTGAGAAACATGACGTTATTGGAGCAATATTTGGACAAACAGAGGGACTTTTAGGAGATGAATTAGATTTAAAAGAATTACAAAAGTCTGGGAGAATAGGTAGGATTGATGTAGAATTAACTAATATAAACGGAAAGTCTATTGCTAAAATTACTGTTCCTTCAAGTTTAGATAGAATAGAAACTTCTATACTGGCGGCTACCTTGGAGACAATAGATAGGGTAGGGCCATGTGTAGCTACTGTTAAAGTAGTAGATATTGAAGATATTAGAAAGAAAAAGAGAGAATATATTATTGAAAGAGCTAAGGAAATATTAAAGCAGTTAATGAGTAATATAGATATAAATACAATAATTGAGGAGGTTAAAGAAAGCGTAAGAATGGGAGAAATTATTGAATATGGTCCTGAAAAACTACCTGCTGGACCAGCAGTTGATATATCTGACGATATTATTGTAGTTGAAGGAAGGGCGGATGTTTTAAATTTATTAAGATGTGGTTTTAAAAATGTCATAGCAGTTGAGGGAACTTCAGTTCCTAAAACCATAATAGAGCTTAGTAAAAAAAAGATAGTAACCATCTTTACAGATGGAGATAGAGGGGGAGAACTTATTTTAAAAGAATTACTACAAGTTTGTGATGTTGATTTTATAGCAAGAGCTCCTCCTGGAAAAGAAGTTGAAGAACTTTCTAAAAAGGAGATAATAAAATGTTTAAGAAGTAAAATTCCAGTAGAACATTTTTTAACCCAACAATTATGTAGTGAGAAAAATAGGGATAAACTTGAATATGAAAAATTTTTATATGTTGCTGAAAATAATAACAATAATACCAATGTTGATATTATTTCAACAGTAAAAACAGATTCTGATATAGAAAAATATCCACAAACATTAAAACATATAAAATATAAAAAATATTATGAGAAATTTGTTAATTTAAAATATTCTGAAGTTTTAGTAATTTATAATGGTGAAGAAAAAGTTGTAAATCTTAATGAATTGATATCTAATATATCTCACTATGACCTATTTGATGCCATTATAATTAAAGGAACTGTAAATCAAAAGTTAGTAGATATTTTATATGAAAAAACTAACTTAATTTTTTGTAATGATGCCAAAATAATAAAAAAGCCAGCAAACTTGAGAATTATCTCTTTTGGTGATTTAAATGCATAA
- a CDS encoding UPF0058 family protein: protein MHKDELIQLHQLLVYLRKYIEKKYNCSNDEFKEYDDLNIYPHHIHRTKAEHIYAIFLLSTIIAKILSNNGKIPRSVSNLLRISGEEVKKEIQRKRLKIKNKFKK, encoded by the coding sequence ATGCATAAAGATGAACTTATTCAGTTACATCAACTACTTGTTTATTTAAGAAAATACATTGAAAAAAAATATAACTGTAGTAATGATGAATTTAAAGAGTATGATGACTTAAATATTTATCCCCATCACATTCATAGGACTAAAGCAGAGCATATATATGCGATATTTTTACTCTCTACAATAATCGCAAAAATATTATCAAATAATGGGAAAATTCCAAGAAGTGTTTCAAACTTGCTTAGAATAAGTGGAGAAGAAGTAAAAAAAGAAATCCAGAGAAAAAGATTAAAAATAAAAAATAAATTTAAAAAGTAA
- the hisG gene encoding ATP phosphoribosyltransferase, with the protein MIMFALPNKGRISEPVMKVLEKAGLKITVQGRSLFANTVDEDIKVMFARARDIPEFVADGVADIGVTGYDLVLERNVEDKVEFLLDFGFGFAKLVLAAPEDSNINSVDDIKDGMRVATEFPNLTRKFFEKLNKKVEIIELSGATEIAPFIGVADIISDLTSTGTTLKLNRLKVIEEIVSSTTRLIANKNSLKDKEKRDKINKIVLAIKSALFAETKRLIMMNAPKDKVEEIKKLIPGMSGPTVAKVLSDDNMVAIHAVVNEDEIFNLVPKLNALGARDILIVPIERIL; encoded by the coding sequence ATGATAATGTTTGCTTTACCAAATAAGGGAAGGATTTCAGAACCAGTTATGAAGGTCTTAGAAAAGGCAGGTTTAAAAATTACTGTCCAAGGTAGAAGTTTATTTGCAAATACAGTAGATGAGGATATTAAGGTAATGTTTGCAAGAGCAAGAGATATTCCAGAATTTGTAGCTGATGGTGTTGCTGATATAGGAGTTACAGGATATGACTTAGTCTTAGAGAGAAATGTAGAGGATAAAGTTGAGTTTTTATTAGATTTTGGTTTTGGATTTGCAAAATTAGTTTTAGCCGCTCCAGAAGACTCAAATATTAATAGTGTTGATGATATAAAGGATGGTATGAGAGTGGCAACAGAATTTCCAAATTTAACAAGAAAATTTTTTGAAAAATTAAATAAAAAAGTTGAAATTATTGAACTTAGCGGAGCCACAGAGATAGCCCCATTTATAGGAGTAGCGGATATAATAAGTGATTTAACATCTACAGGAACCACGTTAAAGTTAAATAGATTAAAGGTTATTGAAGAAATTGTATCATCAACTACAAGGTTAATAGCAAATAAAAATAGTCTAAAAGATAAAGAAAAGAGAGATAAAATAAATAAAATTGTATTAGCGATAAAAAGTGCATTATTTGCAGAGACTAAGAGATTAATTATGATGAACGCTCCTAAGGATAAAGTTGAAGAAATAAAAAAGTTAATTCCTGGAATGAGTGGCCCTACTGTTGCAAAAGTTTTATCTGACGATAATATGGTGGCTATTCACGCAGTTGTTAATGAAGATGAAATATTTAATTTAGTTCCTAAACTTAACGCCTTAGGAGCAAGAGATATATTAATAGTGCCAATTGAAAGAATTTTATAA
- the rpl7ae gene encoding 50S ribosomal protein L7Ae, translating into MAVYVKFKVPEEIQKELLDAVAKAQKIKKGANEVTKAVERGIAKLVIIAEDVKPEEVVAHLPYLCEEKGIPYAYVASKQDLGKAAGLEVAASSVAIINEGDPEEFKALIEKINALKQ; encoded by the coding sequence ATGGCAGTTTATGTAAAGTTTAAAGTTCCAGAAGAAATTCAAAAAGAATTATTAGACGCTGTAGCAAAAGCTCAAAAAATCAAAAAAGGAGCAAATGAAGTAACAAAAGCAGTAGAGAGAGGAATTGCAAAATTAGTTATAATCGCTGAAGATGTTAAACCAGAAGAAGTTGTTGCTCATTTACCATACTTATGTGAAGAAAAAGGAATTCCTTATGCTTATGTGGCATCAAAACAAGATTTAGGTAAAGCTGCTGGATTGGAAGTTGCAGCTTCGTCAGTGGCTATTATCAACGAAGGAGATCCAGAAGAATTTAAAGCGCT